ACTCTAGGTACATATTGGTATTGATTCCACATTCTCGCCTATAGCAGACTGCCCAAAGTTTGGAATTAGTACTATAattattcttaaaatattttgcaaactctacagtatctggatcttcataaaataaatttaaagtgttAATTAAACTGCTTTGAAATTCTTCTGTCTCTGGAATATATTGCAAATATTTCAGAGTTTTATACACCCACTTTTTTTTGTCACTGCTggatatttttgataaattttgttgcCAGGCACGGTCAATGTGCCATGCACAATATAATTGATAATAAGGTTTGCCCATTACTTGCTGCCAAGCGTTGTAGAATACCCCCGTAATGTCAGACATAAAAGTTTTAGGAGTAATTATACGTCCTAGAGCATCCctaagtttttcaaaaaaaagcTTATGTATAAATGTGTCTTGTCGGTTTGTGAACATACATGCACATGGAAACCCTTCGCCAAATTCGTCCACAACCATTAATGTTGTAAGTTCAAAGTTGTAACCATTTAAACCATGTGTTGAATCTATGGCAATTATATTTTCACCAAACTTCTCTAACATATATGTCTGTGATTTATTCATAATTATTAAACAGAAATCATTCTGCTCAAGATTATTATGTTCAATACCctgctttttataaaatatgaCCGCATTTTCCTCAAAACTTCGTTGTTCTTGCACCCACATGTCCACACTGACAGCATCATTTCCATTTCTTCTACCATCATCTGATATGCTTATACCAtaagaatttttgatattgtatatATCTTTTTTTGTTAATAGATGAATTCTTTGCACATCAGTTTCAACAATCTGATCTCTATTTTGATCCAGTAtcctgtaaaatattttaaattataactgATGTAAAATATGTGCTATTACACACCTATGGTCAGCAGACCGTCAGGTGAATATATGTGCTAGTAACTTACTTAGAAACAGATACTCCTGCTAATAATTTGTTTGCAACTTGGTTTTTATCTATTTTTGATAAATGCAAATGTCGAATTTCATTGTCATGGTGGTAGTGACTTTTGTAATATGTAACTATACATTTTCCATTATTTAGTTGGCTTGATATAATTTGACTTGTGCAagaaaacaatagtttttctgaACCTTGCATCTTTGGCAACCTTTTTCTGACCTCATCCTGAATAATGTTACCTGTAATATTGAAAGTATTTAGTAAAACATTTATTATTCAAAACGTTTTATGCATTACATTTCTTATAGCTTCTATTACAGTGGTAATAATACATTTTAACAGTGCCATCATCAGTTTTCCTCAATTTGCATCCTCTTGTCAAAACatattctgttttttcttttttatttatatcctcCAACCAATCGTCAAactctaaaaatatattttattattttaataacacAATTTGTTGTACAAATACTTACCTTTAGAATCATTAAAGGTAATCTCTATCATTTCTATTGCTACGTTGTGTTTGTCCTGTAGGTGTGTGCGTAAAtccttaataaatttaaaagaaattgcaCATTCAAAACACTTCGAATTAAACACATTTAACTCGTAACTTATTATTTCAGTCTTTTTCTGGTTGTGAACTTTTTTATTATGTCTATTCAAGCATGATTGACTGGAgagaatttttttacaaattttacacaTAACAgccatattaaaaaaaagaaaatcgcaGTTCCCTGATTACAACAGCATGACAACAGCTTTATTTAAATAGCAATAATTTAAATGGTTATGTTACGATTTTTCTTCGCGCCCATGCCAATGACAATGCGTGCCAGCGCCCTCAGTCTGTCTTCGTCGTAACTATTACGGCACGGAGAGCTCTCGATAACCGATCCTGAGAATTTGAACACTGTTGTTGCGTTCGTTTAGCTTTAATGTAGTTCATAGACAACTGACCACGCACCGCCACTCATCCTCAACGGGACGAATCTGGAAGTCATTTTGTCCACTTTTTTATCACTGAATTGATAAAATCTCTTCgcgattgaaaaaaaaagtatctgacctctggcggaacaaatttaaactactaaaagtGGTATAAACAAACCAGACAACTTTTGAtttgaatagaattattaaatttttttagtaaatttcagcatTATGCCTACGTCACAGTATATTGCCAAAtaatattctttataaagcaatatactgtgactacgttaaaatattttaaatcaaatcgataTTGTTCTTTTCCTCAATGTAATTCAAGATCGACAAAAGATATTTTTCTCTTTCCTAAACTGGAAAACTTAAGGAAAAAGAGGAAAtcgataaaaagaaaataccactatcatTAAGTCAAAAACATActgagaatacataatttattttcttgaataacagaaatacaaatacttaccatgtggGATAGTATGGAatcttttaaagacgaatcatGTGCTATATGATCTTTTTTGACAGGTTAAGGTTAAGTtaaggttgatttcatgtaatcaaatgaactatcttacaataaagtcaagttcaagttatttatttatgttaatatacaataaagtacttacatatgtcaaaaaatagtataaaataaaaattaacatattaaaaacataaggCATAATATAAAATAACGCATATATTAGTAAGACAAACATTACACAGAACATTATACTCTGGGTTCCCAGGTATACACAAAATAGGATTCTGGATTCATCAATACACAAGCCAGTTCCAaacaataaagttaaaatttaagaattcatcacttgataactgcttccccttcaaccaatggtctctttgcttcaccacagtactcaaagatatcattaggctaatttccatttttaaatgataaaaataactcgttttaaaccaaactaaacatgcaaAAGCAATGGTAAACATTAAGTCCGCTTTACATTTACGAGTACTCGGATCCGAGTAGCTCGGATTTGAGTTATACTttttccattgtcaatttgccaagcgtcggcttttgaggttctttgatgtcgatgccgaccattggcgtggaaattaagaaaagggatcagttatcaaacgcatatttcaagaaaaatcatataatttttattaatttttacataattatattcaggaaaatttctcaatttttgggcagaaattgtttaaacaattttttaaa
The genomic region above belongs to Diabrotica undecimpunctata isolate CICGRU chromosome 8, icDiaUnde3, whole genome shotgun sequence and contains:
- the LOC140448348 gene encoding uncharacterized protein codes for the protein MIEITFNDSKEFDDWLEDINKKEKTEYVLTRGCKLRKTDDGTVKMYYYHCNRSYKKCNIIQDEVRKRLPKMQGSEKLLFSCTSQIISSQLNNGKCIVTYYKSHYHHDNEIRHLHLSKIDKNQVANKLLAGVSVSK